A genomic window from Etheostoma spectabile isolate EspeVRDwgs_2016 chromosome 13, UIUC_Espe_1.0, whole genome shotgun sequence includes:
- the LOC116700246 gene encoding 5'-3' exoribonuclease 1 isoform X3, whose translation MGVPKFYRWISERYPCLSEVVKEHQIPEFDNLYLDMNGIIHQCSHPNDEDVHFRISEEKIFADIFHYLEVLFRIIKPRKVFFMAVDGVAPRAKMNQQRGRRFRSAKEAEDKIKKALEKGEVLPTEARFDSNCITPGTDFMARLQEQLKYFVHNKLSTDKLWQNVNVYLSGHETPGEGEHKIMEFIRSENSKPSHDPNTRHCLYGLDADLIMLGLTSHEPNFSLLREEVRFGGKKNQKRISAPEETTFHLLHLSLMREYIDYEFSGLRTQIGSDYDLERIIDDWILMGFLVGNDFIPHLPNLHISHDALPLLYKTYISALPTMGGYLNENGHLNLRNFEKYIEKLAEFDREHFSEIFVDLKWFESKVGNKYLNEAAGLAAEREAASKETNKIEDSTSSERVIGEGKGGVGDDEEEEEDMFETEFRQYKRTYYMTKMGVDVVSDDFLAKQAKCYVEGIQWILHYYYHGVQSWSWYYPYHYAPFLSDIRNLSELKLTFDLGKPFMPFQQLLAVLPAASKELLPESYRHLMTSENSPIIEYYPVDFKTDLNGKQQEWEAVVLIPFIDERCLLAAMEPYNHKMTKEEKARNRHTECAVYSYDSEINFMYISTLPQLFPDIVHCHVRKADIPMDAWHVQLDHVSRRLDRSSLYFCGFPTLQHIKHKFFKKKSGVVVFQQSSRGENMMLEILPSQDADAGCDDIAGQVLGKPVFVNWPHLEEARIIAVSDGDVKFCLEEPPGVQRVYDRPSTPPPTKVTCLSDKEQKDWVKDVQGLTEHFLKRKGIIVNETSMVLYGQLLTGRKYVPKANGVVELEKQWAKQVLPFAYQTVVKNIKAFYSCLTSFKSLDELFPPATTVFMVGNPYYGAMGEVQDSSDVIQDGRVRVVFNVPQEPQLEPLIQNQHKYCVKYSPGYVLASRLGITSYLVSRFSGSIFIGRGSKRNPCGEQKANVGLNLKFNKKNEEVPGYTKRTEKEWLYSAAVEELLAEYLDRFSEVFNSVSRNGHDDVFYEDDIWPEEDQNGAERVAEITSWLKSHPVSSIGRTSCDLQVLDSAIVERIEEAVEKAKVKKSTKKVRVTVKPHLLFRPLEQQQGVIPDPDSEYRLFDRVINTREGFTVPLGLRGTITGIKGADREAEVLYEVLFDEEFAGGLCIRCTSPRCYRLPPCALINLSHGTRVDQTSHKLTAIVKPQPTTAANFNSQRELSGLNHSPRSPFIPTQHNNKHSMGKAASQGNRNSPSKGPIQKQQSKEYNNVWQSLQNSGPPLNPPAHWHNEGLSQQRKNQHSNEAAPVGGIRLLKKNEDANSLFPPQNTANKATTEFEDLIASLKISTGNQQTPPPPAPPQAPTSQSDGPLSPQSFAMVKGNPVLKEMLKIDGAGTGSPSSPETDNTGGQQQNRRRSSRKIAANMNAPHGDTAVMASPALAVSANLSNAGLASKVSELTRVCVGLGMAPPDFSYIGNRQGRTVVCQVKLSNGLMVHGPQCQSENDAKEKAAFFALQRLNSVGSGFPLPPPLYPGVGQIRPPPLGAMGPVFSQQGGLLLPHQGFGPAPLWGMPLPPPHHQNQPFYGAAGTFPGAARPQPATTVPIGSHNQFIPLQVTKKRVSANKKNQDTREFYSAAHVVTRNESQKAHNQHSQSLAQGEPQGGRVDQPHPYAANINPSSSSPGQVDGVSKTNAVLHTPPRQNVPATGHTPGSSGKRKHRKLAVNFEAAKVSE comes from the exons ACAAGCTATGGCAGAATGTCAACGTCTACCTGTCTGGCCATGAG ACTCCAGGGGAGGGAGAACACAAGATCATGGAGTTTATTCGCTCAGAGAACTCCAAGCCGAGTCACGACCCCAACACCCGACACTGCTTATATGGCCTGGATGCTGACCTG ATCATGTTGGGTTTGACCAGCCATGAGCCAAATTTCTCCCTGCTCAGAGAAGAGGTCCGCTTTGGAGGAAAGAAAAACCAGAAAAG gATATCGGCTCCAGAGGAAACAACTTTTCACTTGCTTCACTTGTCTCTGATGAGGGAGTACATAGACTATGAGTTCTCTGGGCtcagg actCAGATTGGTTCGGATTATGACTTGGAGCGAATAATAGACGACTGGATTCTAATGGGTTTTCTAGTGGGAAACGATTTCATCCCTCACCTTCCTAATCTGCACATCAGTCACGATGCTCTGCCGTTGCTGTACAAGACGTACATCAGTGCTCTGCCCACCATGGGgg GTTATCTGAATGAGAATGGCCATCTAAATCTCAGAAACTTTGAGAAATACATTGAGAAGCTTGCTGAG TTTGACCGGGAACATTTCAGTGAGATATTTGTGGACTTGAAGTGGTTTGAGAGTAAAGTTGGAAACAAGTATCTGAATGAGGCGGCCGGATTGGCAGCAGAAAGGGAAGCTGCCAGTAAAGAAACCAACAAGATTGAG gattCTACCTCATCAGAAAGAGTGATTGgagaaggaaaaggaggagtaggtgatgatgaggaagaggaggaggatatGTTTGAAACTGAGTTCAGACAATACAAGCGCACCTACTATATGACCAAGATGGGTGTAGATGTGGTGTCTGA tgaCTTTCTAGCCAAGCAGGCCAAGTGTTATGTGGAAGGTATACAGTGGATTCTCCACTACTATTACCACGGCGTTCAGTCCTGGAGCTG GTACTACCCCTACCACTACGCTCCCTTCCTGTCTGACATCAGGAACTTATCAGAGTtaaagttgacctttgacctgggGAAACCCTTCATGCCCTTCCAGCAACTGTTGGCAGTCCTGCCTGCTGCCAGCAAGGAGCTGCTGCCTGAGAGTTACAGG CACCTGATGACCAGTGAAAATTCGCCCATAATTGAGTACTACCCTGTTGACTTTAAAACGGACCTCAATGGCAAACAGCAGGAATGGGAGGCTGTGGTTCTTATTCCCTTCATAGatgag AGGTGCTTACTAGCAGCCATGGAGCCCTATAATCACAAGATGACCAAAGAAGAGAAGGCCAGGAATCGTCACACAGAGTGTGCAGTCTACTCATATGACTCTGAAATAAACTTCATGTACATCTCCACCCTGCCTCAGCTGTTCCCCGACATCGTCCACTGCCATGTCAG GAAAGCAGACATCCCTATGGATGCCTGGCATGTACAATTGGACCACGTCAGCAGACGTCTCGATCGCTCATCTCTGTACTTCTGTGGCTTCCCTACACTgcaacacatcaaacacaag TTCTTTAAGAAGAAGAGTGGAGTGGTTGTGTTCCAGCAGAGCAGCAGAGGGGAGAACATGATGCTGGAGATCCTCCCGAGCCAGGACGCAGACGCA GGATGTGATGATATTGCTGGACAAGTACTAGGGAAGCCGGTGTTCGTCAACTGGCCGCATCTAGAGGAAGCGCGCATCATTGCAGTGTCTGATGGCGATGTCAA GTTTTGTCTAGAGGAACCACCAGGTGTCCAAAGAGTGTATGACAGGCCCTCCACTCCTCCCCCCACCAAAGTCACCTGCCTGTCTGACAAGGAGCAGAAGGACTGGGTGAAGGATGTCCAGGGACTCACTGAACA TTTCTTGAAGAGGAAAGGCATCATAGTGAATGAGACGTCGATGGTTTTGTACGGCCAGTTGCTGACAGGAAGGAAATATGTCCCCAAAGCCAATGGGGTGGTGGAACTTGAGAAACAGTGGGCCAAGCAGGTCCTGCCTTTTGCCTACCAGACTGTTGTTAAG AACATCAAGGCCTTTTACTCGTGTCTGACCAGCTTTAAGAGCTTAGACGAGCTCTTTCCTCCAGCAACCACTGTCTTCATGGTGGGGAACCCTTACTACGGTGCCATGGGTGAG GTGCAAGACTCCAGTGATGTCATTCAAGACGGCCGGGTACGAGTGGTCTTCAATGTGCCGCAGGAACCACAGCTGGAGCCCTTAATCCAGAATCAGCAt AAGTACTGTGTGAAGTACAGTCCTGGGTACGTCCTGGCATCTCGTCTCGGCATCACCAGCTACCTTGTCTCCCGCTTCTCAGGAAGCATCTTCATTGGTAGAGGCTCTAAGAGGAA TCCCTGTGGAGAGCAAAAAGCTAACGTTGGCCTGAACCTCAAGTTCAACAAGAAGAATGAGGAGGTTCCTGGATACACCAAGAGAACTGAAAAGGAGTGGCTCTACTCTGCTGCTGTGGAGGAACTACTGGCCGAATACCTGGacag ATTTTCTGAGGTGTTCAACTCAGTGTCAAGAAACGGTCACGATGATGTTTTCTATGAAGATGACATTTGGCCTGAAGAGGACCAGAACGG GGCGGAGAGGGTTGCTGAAATCACCTCATGGTTGAAAAGTCACCCAGTAAGCTCCATCGGCAGGACTTCCTGTGACCTACAGGTGCTGGACTCTGCCATCGTTGAGAGGATCGAGGAAGCAGTGGAGAAGGCCAAG GTGAAGAAGAGCACCAAGAAAGTCCGTGTGACAGTCAAGCCTCATCTCCTCTTCAGG cccttggagcagcagcagggagTGATTCCAGACCCGGATTCAGAGTATCGCCTGTTTGACAGAGTCATCAACACCAGGGAGGGCTTCACTGTCCCACTGGGACTCAGAGGAACTATCACCGGCATTAAAGGAG CGGATCGTGAGGCAGAGGTTCTCTATGAAGTGCTTTTTGATGAAGAATTTGCTGGAGGTCTCTGCATCAG GTGTACTTCACCTCGTTGTTACCGCCTCCCTCCCTGCGCTCTCATTAACTTGTCCCACGGAACACGAGTGGATCAAACCTCCCACAAACTCACCGCCATCGTCAAACCTCAGCCCACCACGGCCGCAAACTTCAACTCTCAGCGCGAGTTGTCCGGCCTGAATCACTCTCCACGTTCACCTTTTATACCCACACAG CATAACAATAAGCATAGTATGGGGAAGGCAGCCTCCCAGGGCAACAGGAACTCTCCCTCAAAAGGTCCTATCCAGAAACAACAGTCCAAG GAGTACAACAATGTGTGGCAGTCTCTGCAGAACTCTGGTCCTCCTCTCAACCCTCCTGCTCACTGGCACAAt GAAGGACTTTCCCAACAGCGGAAGAACCAGCACTCCAACGAAGCT GCCCCAGTTGGTGGCATCAGATTGTTGAAGAAAAATGAAGATGCCAATTCCCTTTTCCCCCCACAGAACACAGCCAATAAG GCTACAACTGAGTTTGAGGACCTGATCGCCAGTCTCAAGATCTCCACGGGTAACCAGCAGACCCCGCCCCCTCCAGCTCCTCCGCAAGCACCCACCAGCCAGTCAGATGGGCCTTTGTCGCCGCAGTCCTTCGCCATGGTGA AAGGGAACCCTGTGCTGAAGGAGATGCTGAAGATTGACGGTGCTGGAACAGGAAGTCCCTCTTCTCCGGAGACAGATAACACCGGTGGCCAGCAGCAGAACAGGAGACGATCATCAAGAAAAATAG cAGCAAATATGAACGCCCCCCACGGTGATACAGCTGTAATGGCTTCTCCCGCATTGGCCGTATCTGCTAACCTCTCCAACGCCGGGCTGGCCAGTAAGGTGTCAGAGCTGACGCGTGTCTGTGTGGGGCTAGGAATGGCACCACCCGATTTCAGCTACATAGGCAACAGACAG GGTCGCACAGTAGTGTGTCAGGTGAAGCTGTCCAATGGGTTGATGGTTCACGGTCCCCAGTGCCAATCAGAAAATGATGCCAAGGAAAAAGCTGCCTTTTTTGCCCTCCAAAGACtg AACTCAGTGGGATCTGGCTtccccctcccaccccctctATACCCAGGAGTGGGGCAGATACGACCCCCACCATTAGGAGCCATGGGCCCTGTCTTCAGCCAGCAAG GTGGTTTGTTGTTGCCTCACCAGGGTTTCGGTCCTGCCCCTCTATGGGGAATGCCGCTGCCGCCTCCGCACCATCAAAACCAGCCGTTCTACGGAGCAGCAGGAACCTTCCCTGGTGCCGCCCGGCCCCAGCCTGCAACAACAGTGCCCATCGGCTCACACAACCAATTTATTCCTTTACAG GTGACTAAAAAGCGAGTCTCAGCCAACAAGAAGAACCAGGACACTCGGGAGTTTTACAGCGCCGCCCACGTTGTGACCAGAAACGAATCACAAAAAGCCCACAACCAGCACAGCCAATCTCTGGCTCAGGGTGAACCCCAGGGCGGTAGAGTTGACCAGCCGCACCCCTATGCCGCCAACATCAACCCCTCCTCGTCCAGTCCTGGTCAAGTAGACGGTGTCTCCAAGACGAATGCAGTCCTGCACACACCCCCTCGACAAAACGTCCCAGCCACAGGCCACACCCCCGGCTCCTCCGGCAAGAGGAAGCACAGAAAGCTGGCTGTCAACTTTGAGGCAGCTAAAGTTTCTGAGTGA